Part of the Kamptonema formosum PCC 6407 genome, TTAACTGGCAAACCACTCGCTTGAGCCCCCATTCTGTCAAAGGTATAAAATAATAGTTCTTTGTAAAAGAGTTTGACTAAAATCAAAACTATTACAGTAATCGCAAAAGTGTGCTGTACATCAGCAGGCGATACTGACAATATATTACCAAAAAGAAATCCTTGAAGGTCTAATTTAGTTGTCTTTAACAGGCTAATTAGAGCGACGCTAAGGGCTAAAAAAGTAGACAAAATCAATGCCATCACTGCATCAATTTTCAGTCGAGATTGAGACTGAATCCAAGCCATGATTACAGCACTGATGACCCCAGATATAAAAGCTCCAATGGAAATACTAATTCCAAACACAAACGCAATTGGTAATCCTGGTAATACTGAATGGGCAATCATTTCTACAATCATACCCATCTGTTGTACAATTAAATAAGAGCCGACAACCGCGCAGAGTATACCCAATAAAATACCCGTCGCGATCGCGTTTCTCATAAACTCAAATTTCAATGGTTCAATTACCAATTCCAACATTTAAGCACCTTAGATAGAAGGAAGAAGGAAGAAGGAAGAAGGAAGAGACGGGGGATTTTTCCCAATTAGCAATTAGCAATTAGCAATTAGCAATTACCAATTACCAATTACCAATTACCAATTACCGTAAGTCCAATGAGTTAAAAAAATCTCAGGCTGAAACTAAACTTAAATCGTACCCATAAGCTTTTTGAATATTAGCAGCGGTTAGCACTTCTCGACGAAATCCTGCCGCAATTAGCTGCTTATTTATCAATAATAAACGATCGTATTGTTTTAAAGTTTCACCTAAATCGTGGCTAATTACCAGCAAAGTTTTATTTTGGGCTTTCAGTTCTCGAAAAATATCGAAGACGATCTCTTCTGTGGTTTTGTCGATCGCGTTAAACGGTTCGTCAAAGAAAAACACATCTGCTTGCTGAGCGAGCGATCGCGCTAAAAATATCCGCTGCTGTTGTCCCCCTGATAGTTCCCCAATTTGCCGCGATCGGTATTCCCACATCCCTACTCGCTTCAATGCTGATGAAGCTAATTCTTGGGACTGGCGAGAAGGTTTGCGGAACCAACCTGTCTGCACTGTGCGGGCCATCATCACCACATTCCAGACTGTCACCGGATAGTCCCAGTCAATTTGCGATCGCTGCGGTACATAAGCAACCCGCCGTAACTGATCCTTCAACTGTCGCCCTTCATACAACACCCGACCACACCGAATAGGTACTAATCCCAGCATCGCTTTTACTAAGGTACTTTTCCCCGCTCCATTGGGGCCAAGGACTCCAACTAACTGTCCTGGTTCTAACTTGAAACTAATACTTTTGAGAGCGCACTCCCCTTGATAACTGACGGCCAAGTTTTGAACTTCTAACATAATCCGATTTTGTGATAACGATTCTTGTTCCCATATCTCCTAGAATAGGATAACAGTAACAACTAATAACGATTATCGTTCTAAATCAGAAAATGTTAAAGAGATTACAAATAAAAACTCGCCGAATTTGGGGTGCTGCTGCTGTGGCGATCGCCTTGGAACTTGCTGGATGCAGTGCTGGAGACACCAATACCAACAATTCAACCCCGATCGATACAAACCAAAGCCAAACTACTCCCGCCTCAACTCAAGCTCAAACCAGTCAACCCAAGCCAAAAGTAGTTGTTACCACTGGTGTTCTGTGCGATCTCACTACCAAAATTGCCCAGGATACGATCGATATGACCTGTTTAATCAAGCCAGGTCAAGATCCCCACACTTATCAAGCTCAGCCAGAAGATCGCAAAGCGATTGAAACAGCAAACCTAATTTTTTACGGCGGTTACAACCACGAACCGACACTGCTGAAGTTAATCCAATCCACCACCAACGCTGCACCCAAAATCGCCATCCACGAGAAAGCTGTTCCGAAACCCTTGATGGGGGATGAACACGAACACGAACACGAGGAAGAGTCCCACACTCAGGAGAAAACAGAAACCTCTGACCCCAACCATAAAGAAGGCGAACTGGTTGCCGATCCCCATGTTTGGCATAATGCTAAGAATGGTATTGGCATTGTGGCGGTGATTAGCGGTGAATTGGAAAAGCTCGCTCCTAGCAATGCCGAACTCTACAGCCGTAATGCCAAAAAACTTACTGGCGAGTTAGAACAGTTGGATAGTTGGATTAAGGCTCAAATTGCCACCATACCCAGCGACAGACGCAAGTTAATTACTACCCATGATGCTTTAAGTTACTATGCCAACGCCTACGGTTTAGAGATTACTGGGGCTTTACAGGGAGTGAGCACAGAAGAACAACCAACGCCGAAACGGATTGCAGAACTTTCTGAGGAAATTAAGTCAACTGGAGTACCGACGATTTTTGCGGAGACAACTGTTAACCCAAAGCTGATAGAGACTGTTGCTAGGGAGGCAAATGTCAAAATTTCCGCCCAGGAACTTTACAGCGATGGGTTGGGTTCGCCTGGAAGTGGTGCTGATACCTATGAGGGGATGTTAGCTGAAAATACTTGTGCGATCGCTCAAGGGTTGGGAGGTAAGTGTACACCTTTGACTGCACAAACGCCTAAATAATATCGGACTTACCCATCATTGTTTGTAACGCCGCCGTTCCAGGGAGAGCTTTACCAGGACGACGGCGTTACTCTGAACTTACCTATTGACAAATTTGATGATTTATGCGTTATAGGGAGATGAATAATTAATGGCGATCGCTCAACGAAGTCCGCGATCGCAGACAACAAAAGGCTCTTTCAAACCACACTTTCAAACCACAAAGGATAATAACATCCCTGAGAAGGGGGCTATGCCGAAGATAATAGCTAAGAAGTTAAAGAGATATAATTAATTTTAATCGCATTGCCCAATACACAAATACAGGGATCGCACAGATGAAAATTGCAGTCATCGGCAGTGGTAATGTTTGCAGTAACCTCGCCAACCTCTTTGTTTTAGCACATCATCAAGTGGTTTTAGGTTCACGAGACGCAAACAAAGCAAAAGAGATCGCAGAACCCTTGGGAAAAAATGCAAGCGGAACAACCTATGCTGAGGCTGTCATAGATGCCGATGTCATCGTGATTGCAACGCCTTGGTCAAACAACGTCACAAAGGATGTAATTGTAGAACTGGGCGATTTGAGTGGAAAAATTGTAATTGATTGCACCAATCCCCTTGTTCCAGACTATATGTCAAACACATTAGGTCATCCAATTTCATCAGCAGAAGAAATTGCAAAATTGATTCCCGGAGCAAAAATTGTCAAAGCATTCAACACGATTTTTGCTGAAGTTATGGCACCCGGAAAACAAACTTTTGGCGAACATAAAGGCACAGGATTTTACTGTGGAGATTATCCAGAGGCAAAAGATGTCGTTGCTAAGTTGATCCAAGATGCTGGATTTGAGCCTGTTGATGCGGGAGTCCTCAAGAATGCCAGATACTTAGAAGCAATGGGCCAGCTAAATATCCAAATTGCCTATGGGCTTAGAGGCGGTACTGATGTTGGTTTTCGATATATGCGTCGATAGATGAGCTACGCATCTAGAACTCTATAATCCCGATCTTGGGTTTCACTTCGTTATACCCAACCTACTACGATCGCCGTTGCCAAATTTTCAGTATTGGTATCACCTCTAGTCCCTAGATAAAAAACCCCGTTTTAGCTTTTAGGCTTAACGGGGCTCAGACTAAATTCCTTTCTATTCAGTTGTGGATTTTCCCTCATCGCTCTCAGGGGGTTTTTCGCTAATTCCCAGATTTTTCTTCGAGCTTTTCAACTGTTTCCAGAGTGCCTTAATTTCTTTGTAAGCCTTTTCTGAGCTAATTTTTCCGCCAGTTTCTAGAGAGCAGATGTAAGTTATTTTCTGGGCAAACTCCTGCAAATTAGCATTAAATGCTAAGTTCTCTGGTGTGAAGTCACCGTAGTAGCGGCTGCGGGGATGTAAAAATTGGTCACTCTCTTTAGTCATCGCTCTCTCCTTAATGAATCAAAACCTGCGTTACGTTTCCTTTGTAAAAATGCACCGTCTGTTTCCTGCATCAGTTTGTTTACTTTATGACGGGGTTAACTCGCTTCCATTGTATTGACTTAAATAGCGATTACGCATTATTAGGCTGTACTTCGGGATCTCAATCAGGCTGATTTTAACTTTTATTTAGTATAATTTTAACCTAAATTTAATCAAATCACCAAAAAATAAAGGGTGCCTGAGCGCATCCCCCTATAGATAGATTGAATAATTTACTTTAACTCTTTCTCAATACCCGTGTCTAGTTGTGGCATCCACAGCCTGCGTGTCCACAGCCTGTGCCATTGGGATGACCGTCAGCACAGGCATTCGAGCAGTAGTATTGACCGTTTTTTTCAATGGCTTCGGTGAGGCTAACAACGCACAGGCAAGAAGAACAGGCACATTTCATCTGGGTTACGGTAGTCATAGCTTTTTTGAGTAAATTTCTAAAGTGTTACTAATATCTGAACATATATTCAGGTATATGTCAAGGTAATGTGAAGGAACTGTTACAATTTAGGTCAGAGACTATCTAAGGTAGAATGATAATCAGATCCTAAAAAAAATTTGTATATAATGCCGCCTAACTCTGCTGTTAATCAGGCTGTAACCCAAGCTATTAAAAAAACCGATACTCCAACGTGCGATTCCCCCCATCTAGTCGATAGCGATCGCGTACAAGGCATTCAAACCCAAGTTCTCAACTCCCAGAAAGCTCAGCGAATGGCTGAGTTTTTCAGCCTTTTGGGAGATGCTAACCGTCTGCGGCTGTTATCAGTTTTAGCGGCTCAAGAGCTTTGCGTCTGTGACTTAGCAGCAACGCTAGAGATGAGTGAATCGGCAGTATCCCATCAATTGCGGGCGTTGCGGGCGTTGCGTTTAGTCAGCTATCGCAAGCAAGGGCGGCAGGTTTTTTACAGCCTTCTCGATCGCCACGTTTTGGAACTTTACAGGGCTGTTGCCGAACACTTAGACGAAGAAGGCTAAACTTGCTAATTGCTAATTGCTAATTGCTAATTGCTAATTGCTAATTGCTAATTACTCATCTCTCCCTATTTTCCTCTTTCCCTAGTCCCTAGTCCCTAGTCCCTAGCCCCTTCTTTGGTGTTAGTTAACTCAATCATATCTTCTAAAGAAAGGGCCTGCCGCGCATCGGAAACCGATTTTTCTGGTTCTGGGTGACACTCAATGATTAACCCATCAGCACCGCAAGCAATCGCAGCTTTAGCCAGAGGTGCGACTAATTCCCGCTTGCCCACTGCATGAGAAGGATCTACAATTATCGGCAGATGAGTTAATTGTTTTAGCGCTACTACTGCCCCTAAATCTAAGACATTGCGGGTGTAATTGTCGAAGCTACGAATACCTCGTTCGCAGAGTACAACATCAGGGTTTCCATGACTTAAAATGTATTCAGCGGCCATCACAAATTCTTCAATTGTGGCGGATAAACCACGTTTAAGTAGTACGGGTTTTCCGGCTTGGCCGACTGCTTTTAAAAGCTCGAAATTTTGCATATTGCGGCTGCCAATTTGAAGCATATCCGCGTAGGTAACAACTGGGGCAATTTGAGCAATTGACATTACCTCTGTTACGATTGGGAGGTGATGGCGTTGGCTGACATCTGCTAAGATTTTTAGTCCTTCGACTCCTAAACCTTGGAAAGAATAGGGAGATGTGCGGGGTTTGTAGACACCGCCGCGTAAAGCTTGAATGGGTGCGAGTCCTAGTCGGGTTGCGACTTCTTCCATTTGTTGAGCGCTTTCGACTGTACAAGGCCCGCCGATAATGATAATTTCTTTACCGCCAATAGTGGCGTGTTCTGAAAGTTTGACTGTGGTTTGGTGTTCAAGGCTAGATTTGGTGGTGAGTTTGGCATCTAACACGAGTGGTATTCTCCTTCAAAAAAAAGTGTGAGTAACAAAAAAACCCGGAACTTTAAGGAGTTCCGGGTGAGGCGCGAAAAGCAGCACGACAATTTACCCAGAACTCCTTTGGGGCCAAAAATAAAAGCCGTAAAACCAGTTATCGAATAATGTCATGGCTGTTTTCGCTAGAGCTAAACTGTAAATTGAGCAAACAAAAACCGCAGGTCTAATTCTGCGGTTCACTTGGAGATTTATAGCAAATCTGATTCACCCCAAGTGAACGTGCTTAAACCACCAAAAATAAAAGTAATATTTGCTTGCAAACATGAGCAATGCGCTGCGTTTGAGGATGGAATTTACATCTATTACCACTCACCCTAACAAAGGGAGTGAATAATGTCAAGCCCTATTTCTGAGAAATTCTCTGAGAATTTCCGAGCTGGGGTGCGATCGCACGGCTAAATTACTGGGAATTCTCACTATTAATTTTTAACAAACGCTAGAATTATATAGTTACACATTTGTTGCGTAATGCCGCCGAGACAAGAGTAATTTTACTGCTGATACGGGGGCGTTACCAATTCTGCGTAAGTCGTATAAAGATATTCTCAGCGGGCTATGGGCGATACTTTGGCAATATCGGGGCTGCGCGATCGCGTCTTAGTTTGGCTTTCCGAGCGCGTTCCACCTGCCCGGATCGAGCACATTCTTGGTGTCGAGCAGATGGCGGCTGAGTTGGCAATTCTTTATAGCATAGATGCTTCTAAAGCACAAGTGGCAGGATTGATGCACGATTTGGCTAAATACTTTAAGCCCAAACTTTTATGGGAAATGGCTAGGGCGGAAGGTTTAGAGCTAGACTCAGTGTTGGAAGCTGCGCCACACTTGCTACACGCTGATATTAGCGCGGTGGTTGCTAGAGACGAGTTCGGAGTGCAAGATGAAGAAATATTGCAGGCGATCGCGAATCATACTCTAGGACGGCCTGGTATGAGCCAACTGAGTTGTATCGTGTTTATAGCAGATGCTTTAGAGCCAAGCCGGGGTAAGAGCCCACAGCTAGAGGTAATGCGATCTCACAGCAAAAAAAATCTTCATGCAGCAGTTTGGCAAACTTGTGATTATGCTTTTAAATATTTGCTAGAAACTCGCTGTTTGATCCACCCGCGCAGCATACTGACCCGCAATTGGGCGCTACAAATGGCTAAAGTTCGTTAATGGTTAGTTGTTAATGGTTAGTTGTTAGTGGTTAGTTGTTAATGGTTAGCAATTAGCAATTACCAATTAGCAATTACCAATTAGCAATTAGCAATTACCAATTAGCAAATCTATTAGGAAATTAAGAATTTGATGACAAATAACACCCAAGCCCCATATTCTTCTACTAACTCTTCGACTAAAGTTACAGCGATCGCTGGCAATTCTTTAGATGAAAGCCGCGCCTTGGCTTTTGCAATCGCCGAAGCTGCCGAAGACCGCAAGGGAGGTAATATCGTATTACTCCAGGTATCAGAAGTATCTTATTTGGCAGACTACTTCGTGATTGTCACCGGGTTTTCTAACGCGCAAGTACGAGCTATTACCCAAGCGATCGCTCATAAGGTCGAAACAGAGTGGCAGCGGATGCCCGTGCGAATTGAAGGGCAAGGAGAGGGGACTTGGGTACTGATGGACTACGGCGATGCGATCGTCCATATCTTAATGCCTCACGAACGCGAGTTTTACAATCTAGAAGCCTTCTGGGGTCATGCCGAGCGCATCCACTTTTCTGCCGCCCTAAGAGGATAGCAGTATGAGGGATGTTTCAGTTTCTACCTGTCCAGTTCCCACCGAACAGCAACCAGTCAACGAGTACCAGGAACTTAAAGAGTCTTGGTTTTTTAGCTGGGCCACTCTAGAGTGGCCCAGCTATCTGGCGAAACTCGCCTGGTTGTGGGGATGGAGTTGGCTGGTATCTGGGCCGATAGCTGCATCTAGCTTTGCCCCTCTCAAGCATCCGGTTCAGTTTATACTCAGCGGTGCGGCTGGTGCTAGTTTTATTTTAGGACTGGCATTGCTGCGGCTTTCTTTGGGTTGGTTGTACGTGCGATCGCGCCTCGCAAATGCTACTGTTGTTTACGAAGAGTCTGGCTGGTACGACTGTCAATCCTGGCCGAAAACTCCTGAAGTTTTGCTCCAAGACCAGTTAATTGTCACCTACCAAGTTCAACCGATTCTGCAACGATTGCGTCAGACTGTTTATGGTTTGATGGCATTCCTATTGGCTGGCGGTATAATTTGGTATTTTTTGTTAGTGGTTAGTAGTTAGTGGTTAGTAGTTAGTAGTTAGTAGTTAGTTAGTTGTATGGTGGGCGATCGCCTACCATAATCTACAGCTAATTTACAAGCATTTTTGCAGCGATCGCTCACTCGATGTTTAGCTAACAAATAACAATAGCTAACAACTAACAATTAACAACCAACAACTAACAACCAACAACCAACAACCAACAACTAACAATTAACAATTAACAACTAATAAATCTAAATATGACCAGGGGAAAACGAACGCAAGCGCGAGAGTTGGAAGTCAGACTGCTGCGGGATGGCGTAATTGAATCAACGCACCGCGTCCAGGCTGCTGTTTGTGACAATCGGGGTCGCGTTCTATCGGTTGCTGGCAACTCGGATAC contains:
- a CDS encoding metal ABC transporter permease — protein: MLELVIEPLKFEFMRNAIATGILLGILCAVVGSYLIVQQMGMIVEMIAHSVLPGLPIAFVFGISISIGAFISGVISAVIMAWIQSQSRLKIDAVMALILSTFLALSVALISLLKTTKLDLQGFLFGNILSVSPADVQHTFAITVIVLILVKLFYKELLFYTFDRMGAQASGLPVNLIYFGMIAAITLTIVASLQTVGALLVISMLIGPGITAYLLVKELHLMMVLGAILGSFASVIGMYFSYHLNVPSGPGIVLVIFGLFLLALLFSPSQGIFTRKRFHE
- a CDS encoding metal ABC transporter ATP-binding protein yields the protein MLEVQNLAVSYQGECALKSISFKLEPGQLVGVLGPNGAGKSTLVKAMLGLVPIRCGRVLYEGRQLKDQLRRVAYVPQRSQIDWDYPVTVWNVVMMARTVQTGWFRKPSRQSQELASSALKRVGMWEYRSRQIGELSGGQQQRIFLARSLAQQADVFFFDEPFNAIDKTTEEIVFDIFRELKAQNKTLLVISHDLGETLKQYDRLLLINKQLIAAGFRREVLTAANIQKAYGYDLSLVSA
- a CDS encoding metal ABC transporter solute-binding protein, Zn/Mn family yields the protein MLKRLQIKTRRIWGAAAVAIALELAGCSAGDTNTNNSTPIDTNQSQTTPASTQAQTSQPKPKVVVTTGVLCDLTTKIAQDTIDMTCLIKPGQDPHTYQAQPEDRKAIETANLIFYGGYNHEPTLLKLIQSTTNAAPKIAIHEKAVPKPLMGDEHEHEHEEESHTQEKTETSDPNHKEGELVADPHVWHNAKNGIGIVAVISGELEKLAPSNAELYSRNAKKLTGELEQLDSWIKAQIATIPSDRRKLITTHDALSYYANAYGLEITGALQGVSTEEQPTPKRIAELSEEIKSTGVPTIFAETTVNPKLIETVAREANVKISAQELYSDGLGSPGSGADTYEGMLAENTCAIAQGLGGKCTPLTAQTPK
- a CDS encoding NADPH-dependent F420 reductase — protein: MAQYTNTGIAQMKIAVIGSGNVCSNLANLFVLAHHQVVLGSRDANKAKEIAEPLGKNASGTTYAEAVIDADVIVIATPWSNNVTKDVIVELGDLSGKIVIDCTNPLVPDYMSNTLGHPISSAEEIAKLIPGAKIVKAFNTIFAEVMAPGKQTFGEHKGTGFYCGDYPEAKDVVAKLIQDAGFEPVDAGVLKNARYLEAMGQLNIQIAYGLRGGTDVGFRYMRR
- a CDS encoding DUF7219 family protein codes for the protein MTKESDQFLHPRSRYYGDFTPENLAFNANLQEFAQKITYICSLETGGKISSEKAYKEIKALWKQLKSSKKNLGISEKPPESDEGKSTTE
- a CDS encoding metallothionein; protein product: MTTVTQMKCACSSCLCVVSLTEAIEKNGQYYCSNACADGHPNGTGCGHAGCGCHN
- a CDS encoding ArsR/SmtB family transcription factor, whose product is MPPNSAVNQAVTQAIKKTDTPTCDSPHLVDSDRVQGIQTQVLNSQKAQRMAEFFSLLGDANRLRLLSVLAAQELCVCDLAATLEMSESAVSHQLRALRALRLVSYRKQGRQVFYSLLDRHVLELYRAVAEHLDEEG
- the aroF gene encoding 3-deoxy-7-phosphoheptulonate synthase, with the protein product MLDAKLTTKSSLEHQTTVKLSEHATIGGKEIIIIGGPCTVESAQQMEEVATRLGLAPIQALRGGVYKPRTSPYSFQGLGVEGLKILADVSQRHHLPIVTEVMSIAQIAPVVTYADMLQIGSRNMQNFELLKAVGQAGKPVLLKRGLSATIEEFVMAAEYILSHGNPDVVLCERGIRSFDNYTRNVLDLGAVVALKQLTHLPIIVDPSHAVGKRELVAPLAKAAIACGADGLIIECHPEPEKSVSDARQALSLEDMIELTNTKEGARD
- the yqeK gene encoding bis(5'-nucleosyl)-tetraphosphatase (symmetrical) YqeK, whose product is MGDTLAISGLRDRVLVWLSERVPPARIEHILGVEQMAAELAILYSIDASKAQVAGLMHDLAKYFKPKLLWEMARAEGLELDSVLEAAPHLLHADISAVVARDEFGVQDEEILQAIANHTLGRPGMSQLSCIVFIADALEPSRGKSPQLEVMRSHSKKNLHAAVWQTCDYAFKYLLETRCLIHPRSILTRNWALQMAKVR
- the rsfS gene encoding ribosome silencing factor, which translates into the protein MTNNTQAPYSSTNSSTKVTAIAGNSLDESRALAFAIAEAAEDRKGGNIVLLQVSEVSYLADYFVIVTGFSNAQVRAITQAIAHKVETEWQRMPVRIEGQGEGTWVLMDYGDAIVHILMPHEREFYNLEAFWGHAERIHFSAALRG
- a CDS encoding CGLD27 family protein, which produces MRDVSVSTCPVPTEQQPVNEYQELKESWFFSWATLEWPSYLAKLAWLWGWSWLVSGPIAASSFAPLKHPVQFILSGAAGASFILGLALLRLSLGWLYVRSRLANATVVYEESGWYDCQSWPKTPEVLLQDQLIVTYQVQPILQRLRQTVYGLMAFLLAGGIIWYFLLVVSS